From one Candidatus Methylacidiphilales bacterium genomic stretch:
- a CDS encoding DUF4126 domain-containing protein, translating into MESLELLAATLGLSALSGISLYLTVFLTGLLLSQGWITLSPGLEALEVLSNPLIITVAGVLYFIEFFADKVPWVDSLWDVLHSAIRPLGAVIISLAALGDLHPVAQILAVLICGGVATVTHLTKATGRLLTNIVPEPVSKIAVSVGEDVMVAGGTILALTHPLLLFLILILVMTGIVWFAPRLIRMGRAYLTFVFNKLSARDDLQPKPLDKNYPPAVWERIVQEFGPGAEIDWALRVFTGKGTVCGANHPGYIVGLRSPEFLFLWVPAQAKSKISAIPLEGLEFRVQRAFLFDEIQVLSRAEGSASVYRVRKGDYPQLVMLEKILCPHSTGSGAELQTT; encoded by the coding sequence AGTCAGGGGTGGATTACGTTATCACCTGGACTGGAAGCATTGGAGGTGCTCAGCAACCCACTGATTATCACTGTGGCAGGAGTGTTGTATTTTATTGAATTTTTCGCGGATAAGGTGCCTTGGGTGGATTCGCTGTGGGATGTGCTCCATTCTGCGATACGTCCGCTTGGAGCCGTGATCATAAGTCTCGCAGCCTTAGGGGATCTGCATCCGGTGGCACAGATACTAGCGGTCTTGATTTGTGGAGGGGTGGCGACTGTGACTCACTTAACTAAAGCTACTGGCAGATTGCTTACGAATATCGTGCCTGAGCCTGTATCTAAAATTGCCGTCAGTGTAGGTGAAGATGTGATGGTGGCAGGTGGAACGATTCTAGCGCTTACCCATCCTTTGCTGTTGTTTTTGATTTTGATACTTGTGATGACTGGGATTGTGTGGTTTGCGCCAAGACTGATTCGTATGGGGCGGGCGTATTTGACGTTTGTCTTTAATAAGCTTTCTGCTCGTGACGACCTACAGCCCAAACCTTTGGATAAGAATTATCCACCGGCTGTGTGGGAACGGATTGTGCAAGAATTCGGCCCGGGGGCGGAGATAGATTGGGCTTTGCGTGTATTCACAGGGAAGGGAACTGTCTGTGGGGCAAATCATCCTGGGTATATTGTAGGGCTTCGTAGTCCTGAATTTCTTTTCCTTTGGGTGCCTGCTCAGGCCAAATCGAAAATCTCGGCGATTCCTCTTGAAGGTCTTGAATTCAGGGTTCAAAGGGCTTTTCTTTTTGATGAGATCCAAGTCCTTTCAAGAGCAGAAGGCAGTGCTTCGGTTTATCGTGTAAGGAAAGGGGATTATCCGCAGTTGGTTATGCTAGAAAAGATATTATGTCCTCATTCTACAGGCTCAGGAGCAGAATTACAGACAACTTAA
- a CDS encoding alpha-amylase family glycosyl hydrolase, with protein sequence MTRIKSVLSWTFALIWMNTEIGRSEAILHYFESEWEEIYRRLPEIAEAGYSAIWTPPPTKSPVAGTLKWANVGYSLWDRFDLGEIPQRGTIATRYGTRGCLRMFVDNAHQCDILIYPDLVFNHNGNGPNHFTYPGMKINDFHVWQDSSQPGGWKRANRMTGYDDISNGFGLTFQEELVSLIDIKTEPDNRFINNPPFFAPEPAPFVRHPGQPSKYPFFQFNGYESENVRQMLIRWVNWLGYAMDYDGARLDAAKHVVREFYGQIGNSNGFNHNIQWNFATRRGYPFNNDLSQMYANDIRRNRALVFSEIFTGSTSTYGYWDFGTQMLHLDFPLKIGVVNPAFGGNLSLLGSFDGLGPLNGIRFVQSHDQGPPARNDLAHAWLLTHIGKSVVYFSGNNITNMDANKTWVLPGHGAALGDYHNRITNMVYVRNQFARGKQWERWSDGDFYAFERYDDLNNNNSPNPGEALLLVALNDSGSPQTRTLQTAFPNGTVLKDYSGNNPNTVTVSGGQVTITVPGNLPGIPGGQGWVYYAPRNADANGEPIRFLNGNNQVGTINWIVPGGIHAPSKPRQIPRITTNSVNIDVHFTNPPDGTVDSVIIRWGQGRDLNPDPNINPFGGNNIISSGYMPATQLSTGHWRLTADLSNIPEGLHLIQARCFNQRPSTLPPLFQTFYKVVYVDRTGPSIQIENPPANGTIQGDTIVRINNPDYTAYTVEVSVNGGPFRPAHRYIRGLWKYSLSGLPAGTHTITVKATEADWGNPRSIINQSTTTRTFTVVRDGPPVAINHKEGEVLKMPFFITRLHLPTSLGVSNVKLYWDGYEMVGLAGTNGIVTHIFDGRYISGGVEDRLWGAFTNGPHFFEAVVTDANNKVTRVTRQVTYNLYGQNLTDSDGDGLPDDTEIPFYSTGTNPGPSGQLPGDTNYDNVPQSGENWTRLNPLNHQTYYVGDWDGDRDSDGDGVKNLFETWQGFLRHGNAFHFDIYNSGSKPSLADPIDADNDGMTARWEGLNGLNDSNAANNTQDPDNDGIPNLLEFAFNLDPQKYDADSLPQPTITNINGQDFFTITYLPNPDIGLTNVTVTAEFSSDLQNWSTAGIIFDNNHPVAGSVRARVPIGSNQRGFFRLRATK encoded by the coding sequence ATGACACGAATTAAATCTGTTCTTAGTTGGACCTTCGCCTTGATCTGGATGAATACAGAAATTGGCCGATCAGAAGCAATCCTGCACTATTTTGAAAGCGAATGGGAGGAAATATATCGGCGTCTGCCAGAGATCGCAGAGGCCGGTTACAGTGCAATCTGGACGCCGCCCCCTACGAAGTCTCCTGTGGCTGGCACGCTCAAATGGGCTAACGTCGGATATAGTTTGTGGGATCGTTTTGATCTAGGCGAGATTCCCCAGCGAGGCACCATTGCTACGCGCTATGGCACACGAGGTTGTTTGCGGATGTTTGTGGATAATGCTCATCAATGCGACATTTTGATCTACCCTGACCTTGTTTTTAATCACAACGGAAACGGTCCCAACCATTTCACCTATCCTGGGATGAAGATCAACGATTTCCATGTGTGGCAAGATTCATCTCAGCCCGGTGGTTGGAAACGTGCTAACCGAATGACAGGCTATGACGATATATCGAACGGCTTTGGACTAACGTTCCAAGAAGAACTTGTCAGCTTAATCGATATCAAAACGGAGCCGGATAACCGTTTTATCAATAACCCGCCGTTCTTTGCACCAGAGCCTGCACCATTTGTTAGGCATCCAGGCCAGCCTTCCAAGTATCCATTCTTTCAGTTTAACGGCTATGAATCTGAAAACGTTCGTCAGATGTTGATCCGATGGGTGAATTGGCTTGGCTATGCTATGGACTACGACGGAGCCCGACTGGATGCTGCGAAGCATGTTGTTCGTGAATTCTACGGCCAGATAGGGAATTCAAATGGCTTTAACCACAATATTCAGTGGAACTTTGCGACTCGACGAGGATATCCCTTCAACAATGATCTCTCTCAGATGTATGCAAATGACATCCGTCGCAACCGCGCCCTTGTATTCTCTGAGATCTTTACCGGCAGCACAAGCACGTATGGTTATTGGGATTTCGGCACGCAAATGCTGCATCTAGATTTTCCGCTTAAAATCGGTGTTGTAAATCCCGCATTCGGTGGGAATCTTTCTCTTCTTGGCAGCTTCGATGGACTTGGGCCACTGAATGGAATCCGCTTTGTCCAAAGCCATGATCAAGGGCCACCTGCACGAAATGACTTAGCACACGCATGGCTCCTCACACATATAGGCAAATCCGTTGTCTACTTTTCTGGTAACAACATCACAAATATGGATGCTAACAAAACTTGGGTTTTGCCTGGACATGGGGCAGCACTTGGTGACTACCACAACCGAATCACCAACATGGTCTACGTTCGCAATCAATTTGCTCGTGGAAAGCAATGGGAACGCTGGTCTGATGGCGATTTCTATGCTTTCGAACGATACGATGACTTAAATAATAACAATTCGCCGAATCCTGGAGAAGCCCTCTTGCTCGTCGCTTTAAACGACTCTGGTTCTCCTCAAACCCGCACGCTACAAACCGCTTTCCCAAACGGCACCGTCCTCAAAGACTATAGCGGCAACAATCCTAACACCGTAACAGTAAGCGGAGGACAAGTCACCATCACTGTGCCTGGTAACTTACCCGGAATCCCCGGTGGACAAGGATGGGTCTATTATGCCCCTCGCAATGCTGATGCAAACGGCGAGCCAATACGTTTCCTAAATGGCAATAACCAAGTTGGCACGATCAACTGGATTGTGCCTGGTGGAATCCACGCTCCCAGTAAGCCAAGACAAATTCCCCGAATTACGACTAACTCCGTGAATATCGACGTGCACTTCACAAATCCACCGGATGGCACAGTCGATAGTGTCATCATTCGTTGGGGACAAGGTCGCGACCTCAATCCCGATCCAAACATCAACCCATTCGGTGGAAACAACATCATCTCCTCCGGTTACATGCCTGCAACACAACTCTCCACAGGCCATTGGAGACTTACGGCAGATTTATCCAACATCCCCGAGGGACTTCACTTAATTCAAGCGCGTTGCTTTAATCAGCGTCCCTCCACTCTTCCTCCATTATTCCAGACTTTTTATAAAGTTGTCTATGTCGATCGTACAGGTCCAAGTATTCAAATTGAAAACCCACCAGCAAACGGAACAATCCAAGGTGATACAATTGTGCGAATCAACAACCCCGATTACACCGCTTACACTGTCGAAGTCTCCGTAAACGGCGGGCCGTTTCGTCCAGCTCACCGTTACATCCGGGGGCTATGGAAATACAGCTTATCTGGTCTGCCAGCGGGCACACACACCATCACTGTAAAAGCTACAGAAGCCGATTGGGGGAATCCACGTAGTATCATTAACCAATCCACAACGACACGCACTTTCACCGTCGTCCGCGATGGCCCCCCAGTCGCAATCAACCACAAAGAGGGCGAGGTTCTCAAAATGCCGTTCTTCATCACACGGCTTCATCTTCCAACCTCACTAGGAGTATCAAACGTCAAACTTTACTGGGACGGCTACGAAATGGTGGGCTTGGCGGGCACAAACGGCATTGTCACTCACATTTTTGACGGGCGCTACATCTCAGGCGGAGTCGAAGATCGCCTCTGGGGTGCTTTCACAAACGGACCACATTTCTTTGAAGCTGTCGTAACGGATGCAAACAACAAAGTAACTCGAGTCACACGCCAAGTGACCTACAACTTGTACGGACAGAATCTTACAGACTCCGACGGTGACGGCCTGCCCGATGATACAGAAATTCCGTTTTACAGTACTGGCACAAATCCAGGCCCCTCTGGACAACTGCCCGGAGACACGAACTACGACAATGTTCCGCAAAGCGGAGAGAACTGGACACGCCTGAATCCGTTAAACCATCAAACCTACTACGTAGGAGATTGGGATGGAGATCGCGATTCTGATGGCGATGGCGTTAAAAACCTCTTCGAAACATGGCAAGGCTTTCTTCGCCACGGCAACGCATTTCATTTCGACATATACAATAGCGGAAGCAAGCCAAGCTTGGCCGACCCCATCGATGCCGACAATGATGGAATGACCGCACGCTGGGAAGGCTTAAACGGACTAAACGACAGCAATGCTGCCAATAACACCCAAGACCCCGACAACGACGGAATCCCAAACCTCCTGGAGTTTGCGTTTAATCTCGATCCTCAAAAATACGATGCTGATAGCCTCCCTCAACCCACAATCACAAATATAAACGGACAAGACTTCTTCACCATCACATATCTTCCTAATCCTGACATCGGTCTTACAAACGTAACTGTCACGGCTGAATTTTCCTCTGACCTTCAGAATTGGAGCACCGCTGGGATTATCTTTGATAATAATCACCCCGTAGCCGGTTCTGTGAGAGCTCGCGTCCCCATTGGCTCAAACCAACGCGGATTTTTTAGGCTACGCGCCACCAAATAA